DNA from Brassica napus cultivar Da-Ae chromosome C4, Da-Ae, whole genome shotgun sequence:
ATTAGGAACAGAACAGCCGGAGAGATCCGCTTGCGGAATTCTCCGATATGCTGGATCGTCAAGGGGGTCCCAATACCTTGACAATTCCAGCTCACGCATGCTAAGGAAGAGGTTTTGGGGGAACCCGAAAATCCTTCCCCTTCTTAACCGTTGGAGGAATTATTTTAGTGTTCAGTGCTAATTTGTGTGTTGCAGCTGATGTTCCTCTTCCTCCGGCCACTATCGCATCGAGCATCAGTTTTCTTTTAGGAGATGGATGGACTTTAGTAACCCGTCGTTTCTAAATAGCGTGGCCTTGTGCTGGGCTGTTCCCAACCTTTCTAAGGGTCTGAGAATTCCCAACTTTCCTTTTTCCTGCAGCTTTAGCCAGTGCAGCCAGAGTCAGCTGATTTTCCTCACTTTCTTCAGTTTCAGTTTGGAGGAGGGGGCCTAAGCGGAGTGAAACATGGATTCTGTCTTCGCTGAGAGTCCTGATAGGTGATCGTTCCGAGGGGCCCAGCCTACCCGAGTCAAAAACATTAGAACTCGATGGTCGAGTAATAGAATTTATCACAGGGAGATGCATATTTTCATCAACTTCCTGGAGCTCCACATTATGGATGTGTTTAGAGTTGGAGTTTGACTCTGATCTTTCATTTAGACTGGTTCTCTGCGTGTGGACCGAAAGCCTATCCTTTGCACAGATTCTTTCCTCGCTCTTTGAGTTGGAACCAAGCGGGTCTGAGAGACGATCTGCGATGCTGTTTCGCCTTTGCACCGTTATGGCATTTGTTCCGGGGAACTGGTTCGACCTAgatctctcttctcttataGGTGATATCCCTGGCTTGTTATGCATGGGAGGTGCAAGGGGCGCCCGAGAATGGGAGACATAGTCAGCTGACTGTTGATCTCGTCCTTCTCTACGGGGCGGAGTTCTTCTTGATGATGGGTTACTTCTGATAGAAACATTCCTATCATCATAACGTCTCTTATTTTCCTCATAGCCAGAGCTCCTTTCAGAAACAATCCTAGAGGGATCGTTATGAGAAGAGCTTCGAGCATCTCTTGGGTCCGCATATTTGTAGTTAGACCAGCGAGCTCCCTCTCTCGATTGTCCTTGTTGTAGACGAGTTTGTCTCCTGCATTCCTGCCGCCTTTTGCTTTCTTCGATTCTTTCCAAGGTGTTGTGTTGGGAGATGCCCAACATCCTCTGATCTCTTCCTTGTCTAGATGGAGGGCGAAGCTCGCAATCTTCATCTTCATGTGACAGAGACTTACAGAAGAAGCAATGTTTTTCAAGCTTCTCATATTCCAACTCCACTTCAACAACTTTCTTTGAAGGAAGTTCGATGTCCATACGCATGATGAGTGGTTTTAGCCCATTGATCTGAACTTTCATTCTTGCCTTCTCAAAGTCACGTAGTTCAATAGGGCCTAGGGCTGCTCCTATGATGTCAAAAGTTTCATCAGTCCAGTAATGGAGAGGAACTCCATGGACCTTAATCCAGAACGAGATCGTCGCAGGGAACGAGTCTGATACTATCGGTTCCCATCTCTGAAGGATCATCATCCACTTCTTAAAATGAAAAGGCGATTTTGAGAGTATGGCTTGAAGGTCCTGTTCCGATTCAAACCCAAATTGGAACAAGGACGGGCCAAAATCTCTTCCAGTGATTCTGCCTACCACATTCCAATGTTGAAGAAAGAAGTCAACCAGTGCTCTAGTCTTTTGGATTGAGGAATTGGTGACTCTTCCTATGAGTGTGAATCTGTTGCGCTCTATGAGTTCAGAGCTATCCGATGCCGGGATTCTGACAAGCGGTTTACGGAAAGGAGGACGTTCCTCTTTCCATTTTCCTTTGTCAGCTCTTGAGCAGCGGTTCGCCATTGGCTCGTTGGAATAAAGTAAGAAGTTCCGCCGGTGATAGATACGCGAGACTACAGGGAGTAGTAAGGATACCGTATGACGATGGGGACTACAAGGATGTAGTAAAGTGAGAAACCAGTAGCTAGTGGTTTCATCCAACCATAAGGCTGTCGCAGTTGCAGGAGCCTAACATGGTGGTATGGTCGGAATCAGCGAACGTCGGCGGTGAAAATGGTCGGAGAAGACGGTCCCTCCGACACGGTCGGGGGAAGAACCCGGCGTGTAAAGACCAGAGAAGTCTTTTATCCACCAGTAACTTCCTTTCTCGGTAAGCAGTTCAAAAACCTAGAGAAGAAACTGTTGGACACTGGCCGAAAGGGGAAGGTCAACTCTGCAGACAGTCGGGAATCTAGCGGTTAAAACCCAATATCGTAAGGTGTgcaataacttttttttgtattgcGAGAAATGATACTATAtttgataattaattatatttgaaaactagCTTTTAGTATTTAGATTTAGAATGCGAATATTCTTGACTTGTAACAAATTCTGGTTTGAGTTTGGTATTAAAAGTTATCACGTCGATATGGGGTATGATTCATGATGTAAGTTCCCCCTCTTGCCTtacaaaaatgtttaatttataattagtaataGTCAACGCTTgcattgcatgattcttgatagatacatatatatatatattttataaagaagGGTAATACGCAGAGCTAACTAGAGAGGGTAGTTGAGAGAGGCTTATATGGCTCAAGACTCCTTTTACTGCTtctataaccaatataataataattttattaaacggAAATAAGTAATACTAAAGAGTAACATAAATCAAATATGTAATGATTGGTTGTGGCTTTTCTCACAAGCAAAAGGCTGAGCAAGTCGAACGACTTATTCGCCTATGCCCCCGCCTCTATCATTCAGTTTCAGCTCaattagtaaatatattattatcttctttaatcttattttatagttacaattctattttttaattatacgaAATAATATATTCagatctctctcttttttttcttcttaattttcTGTCCCTAGGAGCGGCAATAAATACGCTAGTATTATTCCATCCATTGGTCAGACATAACTTAAGTTTCCGGTGAACCTTAAACCTCAAAAACCCTTTCTCTCATTTCGTGATGGCTGAAACGCCGGCATCTCCTATCAACGGATCTGTTTCTGCTCCGCTTCTCCTGTCCGATTCGGCGGCCAAAGACGTGATGATCACTTGGTTTCGCGGCGAGTTTGCGGCGGCTAACGCCATAATCGACGAGCTATGCGGCCACTTAATGCAGGTGAGCGAATCAGCGGGGGAGGAATACGAGGGCGTGATGGCGGCGATTCATAGGCGGAGGATGAACTGGATCCCATTGCTCCAGATGCAGAAATACCATCCTATCTCTCAAGTTACGCACCAGCTGCAAACCGCGACGGCGGCCaagatcaacaacaacaacaacaacaacaacaaactcaTCATGATCGATCCTGTAGATTCAATGCTCGACGATGATTCTCCTACTAGCGATATCACTGATTCCGGTAaagaaaccaaaatttataacaaaataaagtAGGATTTCTTTATATACCGCGAAAACTCAAATACATTAATACTCCCTCAGttttgtaagtagttttagcaaaataagtttgtttcacaatataagATGTTTACACAATCCAAAACAGCTTTTACATTTATTACATATGTTGTGACCAATCTAATAATTCATGCctttttattattggttaaatttatgtattaaatgttattttttcaaaagtaacaattttcttaatattatcacttttaactaaaactacttacatatAAAAACAGAGGAAGTATTTGTTAGTATATGCAATACTCTTATTACCCATATATCTATCTATCGAGATAATGTTCGTTACtatacttcattttttttttaaaaccctGTTGAATAGACAACACCCGTTGAGTAGTAGATCATAAGTTCAAGTTCTGACCATTCTTAGCTAATTTTACACACCCACACGTGTTCGGTTTCTTCGCAGGATCTCGAGAAGAAGAGCGTGTGGAGGAGGAAGCCATGACAATATGTTGCAAgcacgaagaagaagaatgtgaaTCTCGAGCTTCTTCACTCATCAAGCAGTCCAAGCGTTTCTCGGCCAAGGAACATGTTCGAGGACATACGGCAAGTTCAAAACCAAACACATCCTCTTCTTTACTCTCTCTACAGTTTGGGAGCGTGGGAGACTTTGATACCAACCCCTTTGCTTATAATATGAGGTTTGATAATTCAGTTTAGTaactgaaataaaataaaaagaatcaccaataaacaaacaaaatggttttacaaagatttttaatttaattagcaCCCTCTCTTAACTTTAATGAATTTGGACTATaaaatagaagaagaaaaactcatACGACTACCTCTATAATAATATTAGTTTAGCGTAATATATATCGTGAGTGATGGATGAAGTTTGTTTTCATTGTTGTTTCCAAATACTAATTAGGACTCTCTCATTGCTTGCTTTTAGCAGACAAATGTCGTCAAAGGCCTAAAACTGTACGAACATGTGTTCACTGGAACTCAACTCTCCAAGCTTTCGGATTATGTGAATAGACTCCGGGAGGCTGGTCGGAATCAGGAACTTCCAGGCAACTCTCCCATACCTTTCCTTATACACACTGGAATTAATGTTGATGCAAGTGTCTGAGAGACATTAATTACAAGTTTCCCAAATGCAGGGGAGACGTTTGTTCTGTTCAACAAGAACACGAAAGGGACCAAAAGAGAGCTTATTCAGCTTGGAGTTCCAATTTTTGGGAACACCACAGATGAACACTCAGGTAAGATCAAGGACAATTGGTGCATGCATCATTTTCTCCCGAATATCCTTAATTAAGCAACCTTTTTAGTGTGTTTTTCTACGTGTTTGCAGTGGCACCTATCCCAACCATTCTTGAAAGTGTGATTGATCATCTTCTTCAGTGGCGTTTGATTCCTGAATACAAACGACCCAATGGCTGTGTGatcaacttctttgatgaggtagTTAACAACTGATTTTTCCAACTATTCTCTCAATCGATCTCCACCCCAAGCTAATTAATGTTTAAATTCATTTTGTAGGAGGAACACTCCCAACCATTCCAGAAACCACCTCACGTGGATCAACCCATATCCACTCTGGTCTTGTCTGAATCAAACATGGTTTTTGGACACCGATTTGGGGTCGATACTGATGGCACCTTCAGGGGCTCACTCACTCTCCCACTAAAGGAAGGGTACGTAAGGGGGAAACTCTCATTTACTAGCTATATTTcctattaacaaaaaatttgaaaaagcgTAAAAATGAATTTGGCAGGTCGTTGCTGGTGATGAGAGGTAACAGCGCTAATATGGCTAGGCATGTAATGTGTCCATCGCTAAACAAAAGAGTCGCAATCACTTTCTTTAAACTCAAACCAGACTCCAGTTGTAAGGCCCAACCGCCACTAACCATGAACCATGTCACCCTGTGGCGGCAAGGCACTCCAGCTCCCCCGGTTTTAAACCCATTCAGCATGGTCAGAGCTCCGTTGGTGATGCTAGCTCCGGCTCCCAAGAGGCTAGACGCTGGCACTGGAGTTTTCTTGCCGTGGACACCTCCGCCAGTGTCAAGAAAACCAACAAAGCATCTCCCACCGCGCGTCCAGAGGTTGCGTCTCCTATCATCAGCTGCAAAGTCGGTGGCTGATCGTGAAGCCTCGTCATCACCGGAGATCGGAGTGATCTGAGTCGGAAAGTGTCACACACGTTATCTACGAAGTCAGcagagttttttttctttcttttgggaTTTCCTTGATATCGTATACTtcaagtttggtgtttttttcttgttcattcCTAACCTTTTCTTTCGTTTACCTAATTTTACTACATTATTATGCTACATCAGCTGTTATGATTCACAGGGAACAAGCGAACTATTTGAATTAAAATATGCCCCCCACTTGCCACAAGTTTCAAAGATCTTCAGTTTCAATCAAGTAAACAAGAAACTTGCCCAAATTTGCGTATACAAAAATATTCTCGCAACTGCTTTTACTTTACCAAAGGGAGCATGAAGAAGAAACCAGacattctgattttttttttctgaaacataTAGCTTCCATTGGCTCAATTTCCCCATCCCACACGCGTAGAATCAAAGCAAATCCCATGTCCTACTCATTGTCTTCATATACAGTACTACTAACACTAAAACAACAAGAATCCCATAGAGTAAAGAAAACCCCTTTCTTGTTCTTTAGTCTTCTTCTTGACAGAGAATGCCTAGAAGATAGGATGATGACAGCAGAAGCTCTCTACCGCCTCAGGGTAACGGCTATTTAGATTTGTGGTGATAAGCGTGAGAGGAaaaaactgatcaagaagaGATCAAGCCCTGATATCACAATTCATTTCAAGCAAATAGAAGACTCGGAGGATAACAGCAAACACAAGAACAATTCCCCTGGAGCGTCAAGCCAAGaatcggagagagagagagagacagtgaTCAGAGTGGATAATGGTACTACTAGCGGCCCAAAAAAGAGGTTCATTAACAAGGGGGAAGAAGAGCATGCCGAGCCCTAAGCAACAAATCACTCGGCCTGACGCCCCTTATAAATAAGAAATCAGATGCTTTTATCGAGAACACACTCAAGAAGATGCGAAAAAGTTTAGCCTAGAACCAAACACACGAACCCTCATCCTATCCGTACAATAGAAGATAGAGTGGGATGCAAATGCAATGAGCCCacttgtttattttctttaaattaacCAGCTGGGCTCTTGATAAGAAAAAATGTACTTATAATGGACTCGCATATTTGTATTTCccagaaaagaaacaaacaaagcaTCTCAGAAGTCTATGAATATTACATAAGGGGGTTGCCAATATTTAGCAATGTACACATTCGTTTGCCTAAAAAAACCCACGTACATACCTTGAATATTCAATAAGCTATACATGGGAACAGAGAAGCTGAATGGAGAATCATCATTCATtctaaaggaagagaagagatagaATCTTCAGAAGTCTCTAATCCAATCCTCTACTCGGTTCTTTCCAGCCATCCAAGCTGTAGTAAGAGGCAAAAACCACCAAAAAGAGTGAGAAGAAAACGacaaataataaatgaaaattgggAAGGAGGTATGCGTACCTTCCAAGCATACATAGCAAAGAAGGCAAGGGTA
Protein-coding regions in this window:
- the LOC106434843 gene encoding RNA demethylase ALKBH10B — encoded protein: MAETPASPINGSVSAPLLLSDSAAKDVMITWFRGEFAAANAIIDELCGHLMQVSESAGEEYEGVMAAIHRRRMNWIPLLQMQKYHPISQVTHQLQTATAAKINNNNNNNNKLIMIDPVDSMLDDDSPTSDITDSGSREEERVEEEAMTICCKHEEEECESRASSLIKQSKRFSAKEHVRGHTTNVVKGLKLYEHVFTGTQLSKLSDYVNRLREAGRNQELPGETFVLFNKNTKGTKRELIQLGVPIFGNTTDEHSVAPIPTILESVIDHLLQWRLIPEYKRPNGCVINFFDEEEHSQPFQKPPHVDQPISTLVLSESNMVFGHRFGVDTDGTFRGSLTLPLKEGSLLVMRGNSANMARHVMCPSLNKRVAITFFKLKPDSSCKAQPPLTMNHVTLWRQGTPAPPVLNPFSMVRAPLVMLAPAPKRLDAGTGVFLPWTPPPVSRKPTKHLPPRVQRLRLLSSAAKSVADREASSSPEIGVI